One genomic segment of Marinitoga piezophila KA3 includes these proteins:
- a CDS encoding ABC transporter permease subunit, which produces MKFIGKALLYSFIALLNAGLIWTIFILSGLGNYGLAVVIAAFTILANIAIFSKKGYPYRYTLPAMFFLFILTVYPIYYTVKTAFTNYGTGHLFTRDQAIQILLEDPNYLYEPQNGENFNFKVFVVMKDFKPTEDFLILLYNDDKLLLAQKPSEIKTDAKGNTKLAVSELYEISKDKLKANINGEIYTAFTRIAIDETFKELPLEKKAEEIIGFETDSGKKYVYFYSPIDRETFKNAAFYNSVLRQKYIGALELKTPEGKSYRLSSRYIYKKFNESYRIYELRVKPIYKNNKKTYKTIIFNTRTNRELVEKDGAFWDYNENGKLERLIGYSHFVGAYQFKRIKDDPKISGPFLKIFGWTFTYAALSVLFSFIIGMILALMLNDKNMKGRILYRTLLIIPWAVPAFISVLIWRNGFFNETYGILNRFVITTLGLEPIKWLNDPFWAKVAVLIVNTWLGFPYMMTITLGALQSIPDELYEAASIDGATRWTQFKKITLPLLMVSLTPLLVSSFAFNFNNFVNIYLLTGGGPAMPGATTPAGSTDILISYTYKLAFEGSRGQDFGFASAISILIFAIVSGISYFNFKLSGAFEEVSR; this is translated from the coding sequence ATGAAATTCATCGGCAAGGCATTGTTGTACTCATTTATCGCACTTCTAAATGCCGGATTAATCTGGACTATATTTATTTTATCTGGATTGGGAAATTACGGTCTGGCAGTTGTTATTGCAGCATTTACTATACTCGCAAATATTGCAATATTTTCAAAAAAAGGATACCCATATCGTTATACCTTACCTGCAATGTTTTTCCTATTTATTTTAACAGTATACCCTATTTATTACACAGTAAAAACTGCTTTTACCAATTATGGAACAGGACATTTATTTACAAGAGATCAGGCTATTCAAATTTTATTGGAAGATCCAAATTATTTATATGAACCACAAAATGGTGAAAATTTTAATTTTAAAGTATTTGTTGTTATGAAAGATTTTAAACCAACAGAAGATTTTTTAATACTTTTATATAACGATGATAAATTACTTTTAGCACAAAAACCTTCTGAAATAAAAACAGATGCAAAGGGAAATACCAAATTAGCAGTTTCAGAATTATATGAAATTTCTAAGGATAAATTAAAAGCAAATATTAATGGCGAAATTTATACAGCATTCACAAGAATCGCTATAGACGAAACCTTCAAAGAATTGCCTTTAGAAAAAAAGGCCGAAGAAATTATAGGATTTGAAACGGATTCTGGAAAGAAATATGTATATTTTTATTCACCTATAGACAGAGAAACTTTCAAAAATGCCGCGTTTTATAATTCTGTTCTCAGGCAAAAGTATATAGGAGCTCTTGAATTAAAAACACCAGAAGGAAAAAGTTACAGACTGTCTTCGAGATACATATATAAGAAATTTAATGAATCGTATAGAATATATGAATTAAGAGTCAAACCTATATACAAAAATAATAAAAAAACATACAAAACTATTATATTTAATACCAGAACCAATAGGGAATTAGTAGAAAAAGATGGTGCTTTCTGGGATTATAATGAGAACGGAAAATTAGAAAGACTTATAGGTTATTCGCATTTTGTGGGAGCATATCAATTCAAGCGTATAAAAGATGACCCAAAGATTTCCGGTCCATTTCTTAAAATCTTTGGTTGGACATTTACTTATGCAGCTTTAAGCGTGTTGTTTAGTTTTATTATAGGTATGATTCTGGCTTTAATGCTTAATGATAAAAATATGAAAGGTAGAATATTATATAGAACTCTTTTAATAATACCCTGGGCAGTTCCGGCATTTATTTCTGTATTAATATGGAGAAACGGCTTTTTCAATGAAACATATGGTATATTAAACAGATTTGTTATTACAACGTTGGGACTGGAACCTATAAAATGGTTAAATGACCCATTTTGGGCAAAGGTAGCTGTGTTGATTGTAAATACATGGCTTGGATTTCCATATATGATGACAATAACCTTAGGTGCTTTACAGAGTATTCCAGATGAACTTTATGAAGCAGCTTCTATTGACGGAGCAACACGTTGGACACAATTTAAAAAGATTACTTTACCATTATTAATGGTTTCCCTTACACCTTTACTTGTAAGCAGTTTTGCATTTAATTTCAATAATTTTGTTAATATATATTTGTTAACAGGTGGTGGCCCTGCAATGCCAGGAGCAACAACACCTGCAGGTTCAACAGATATACTCATCTCATATACATATAAATTGGCTTTTGAAGGTTCTCGAGGTCAGGATTTTGGTTTTGCAAGTGCTATTTCAATATTAATCTTTGCTATAGTATCCGGTATTAGTTATTTCAACTTTAAATTATCCGGTGCATTTGAAGAGGTGAGCAGATAA
- a CDS encoding THUMP domain-containing class I SAM-dependent RNA methyltransferase, which yields MEYMVLCSIGLEKILSNELKKMGYKLKNANNGIVEFYGKEYDYYKLNILLRTAERVMIKIGEFYAETFDELFDGILDIDLKQYLPKNGKIIIDKVRSSKSKLYNKSTIQSIVKKSIIENLKKGYKINTYNEEKGVYKIRVYIKNNKVTLALDTSGDGLHKRGYRKYVSEAPLRETIAAAMILKSGWKRRYPLIDPFCGSGTIPIEGVLYGLNIPPGIYRDFSFNDWYNFNSNLFDGMKKELLKEIDYNKELKIYGYDKAYKMIEIARKNAGNFDINKYITFVKANMESINLDYKEGHIITNPPYGDRLKDKDHAEKIYEQMRYLKRKYPDFKYTIITSHEEFEDFFGSKAKNKKKIINGNHEAYIYYFEGV from the coding sequence ATGGAATATATGGTGTTATGTTCAATAGGTTTGGAAAAAATTCTCTCAAATGAATTGAAAAAAATGGGATATAAATTAAAAAATGCAAATAATGGAATTGTTGAATTTTATGGTAAAGAATATGATTATTATAAATTAAATATTTTATTGCGTACTGCAGAAAGAGTTATGATTAAAATAGGAGAATTTTATGCAGAAACGTTTGACGAATTATTTGATGGAATTTTGGATATTGATTTAAAACAGTATTTACCAAAAAATGGAAAAATAATTATTGACAAGGTAAGAAGCTCAAAATCAAAGTTATATAATAAATCAACAATTCAATCAATTGTAAAAAAATCAATAATTGAAAATTTAAAAAAAGGATATAAAATAAACACGTATAATGAAGAAAAAGGCGTATATAAAATAAGGGTATATATAAAAAACAATAAAGTAACCTTGGCGCTCGATACTTCAGGAGATGGCTTGCACAAAAGGGGATATAGAAAATATGTGAGCGAAGCGCCATTGAGAGAAACAATTGCAGCGGCGATGATATTAAAAAGTGGATGGAAAAGAAGATATCCTTTAATAGATCCATTTTGTGGTTCCGGAACAATTCCTATTGAAGGTGTATTGTATGGTTTAAATATTCCGCCGGGAATTTATAGAGATTTTTCATTTAATGACTGGTATAATTTTAATTCAAATCTTTTTGATGGAATGAAAAAAGAGTTATTAAAAGAAATTGATTATAATAAAGAGTTAAAAATATATGGTTATGACAAAGCATATAAAATGATAGAAATTGCCAGAAAAAATGCTGGAAATTTTGATATAAATAAATATATAACCTTTGTAAAAGCAAATATGGAAAGTATAAATCTTGATTATAAAGAAGGACATATAATTACAAATCCGCCGTATGGCGATAGATTAAAGGATAAAGATCATGCAGAAAAAATCTATGAACAGATGAGATATTTAAAAAGAAAATATCCTGATTTTAAATATACTATCATTACTTCACATGAAGAATTTGAAGATTTTTTTGGAAGTAAAGCAAAGAATAAAAAGAAAATAATAAATGGAAATCACGAGGCGTATATATATTATTTTGAAGGGGTATAA
- a CDS encoding HD-GYP domain-containing protein, whose amino-acid sequence MRREYSVRELFDRMSLIFLFLIMLLLLPPNIYMNIRKETCYKEKIYDKISNFFFTEITREINNQLLTEKAEKVSIVENNIENALKDVGSLGGYSVIKDKELLTFYKVNDSYYVKRVFLPNIIKNVARKLEFEENFMVVDYNKKIIYSNIEKNVNLKDKNLNLKGLVKIGDAFYYSRFNNDTFTYYPFYLLIDINVHIWDYIIKTSIQWIAILLIIFIIVFYIEKSHYEKIRRNIEEFSEKSKIIGEKLIHGEDTKFEVPKTNIKEIDDIGKTLFMMFLQNIEYMKKNKKLIQEILKLLGNISEFRDEITGNHIIRVGKVSRIIAEEVFEDKKKVEMIYYAAQLHDIGKIGIPDSILQKPGKLDDDEFEIMKKHTTIGYEILKKVDDELFEMASKIALYHHEKYDGSGYPEGLKGEEIPIEGRIVAVCDVFDALLSERPYKKAFEFEEGVKIIMSGEGKHFDPKIVEIFVNNIDKIRNLYKNMGEKE is encoded by the coding sequence ATGAGAAGAGAGTACTCAGTAAGAGAGCTATTTGATAGAATGAGTTTAATATTTTTATTTTTGATAATGCTTCTTTTACTGCCACCGAATATATACATGAATATAAGAAAAGAAACATGTTATAAGGAAAAAATTTACGATAAAATATCAAATTTCTTTTTTACAGAAATTACAAGAGAAATAAATAATCAATTATTAACCGAAAAGGCTGAAAAGGTCTCAATAGTAGAAAATAATATTGAAAATGCATTAAAAGATGTGGGATCTTTAGGTGGATATTCGGTAATTAAAGATAAGGAACTGCTTACGTTTTATAAAGTTAATGATAGTTACTATGTAAAAAGAGTTTTTCTTCCAAATATAATAAAAAATGTGGCAAGGAAATTAGAGTTTGAAGAGAATTTTATGGTTGTAGATTATAATAAAAAAATAATTTATTCTAACATAGAAAAAAACGTAAATTTAAAAGATAAAAATCTTAATTTAAAAGGTTTGGTAAAAATAGGTGATGCATTTTATTATTCGAGATTTAATAATGATACATTTACATATTATCCGTTTTATTTATTAATAGATATTAATGTGCATATATGGGATTATATTATAAAAACTTCTATACAATGGATTGCTATATTACTTATTATATTTATAATTGTTTTTTATATAGAAAAATCACATTATGAAAAAATTAGAAGGAATATAGAAGAATTTTCTGAAAAATCAAAGATTATAGGAGAAAAATTAATTCATGGTGAAGATACAAAATTTGAAGTGCCTAAGACAAATATAAAAGAAATAGATGATATAGGGAAAACATTATTTATGATGTTTTTGCAAAATATAGAATATATGAAAAAAAATAAGAAGCTTATTCAGGAAATTTTAAAACTCCTTGGAAATATTTCGGAATTTAGAGATGAAATAACAGGAAACCACATAATACGAGTAGGAAAAGTTTCAAGAATAATTGCAGAAGAGGTATTTGAAGATAAAAAAAAGGTAGAAATGATTTATTATGCTGCACAATTACATGATATTGGAAAAATAGGTATTCCTGATTCAATTTTGCAAAAACCCGGAAAATTAGATGATGACGAATTTGAAATAATGAAAAAGCATACAACAATAGGATATGAAATATTAAAAAAGGTTGATGATGAATTATTTGAAATGGCAAGTAAAATAGCTTTATATCATCATGAAAAATACGATGGGAGTGGGTATCCAGAAGGATTAAAGGGAGAAGAAATACCTATAGAAGGAAGAATAGTAGCGGTTTGTGATGTGTTTGATGCTTTGTTATCAGAAAGACCGTATAAAAAAGCTTTTGAATTTGAAGAAGGTGTAAAAATAATTATGAGCGGTGAAGGAAAACATTTTGATCCGAAAATAGTTGAGATTTTTGTGAATAACATAGATAAAATTAGAAACCTGTATAAAAACATGGGGGAAAAAGAATGA